In Harpia harpyja isolate bHarHar1 unplaced genomic scaffold, bHarHar1 primary haplotype scaffold_79, whole genome shotgun sequence, the sequence CTACTTTCCAACCAGAGTAGGTAGAAGATGGTGGCCAGCGTCCATCTCCACACTCGTTTCCCAAAATGGCTTTCTTGGAGTACTAAGCAGTATTTGCCACCCCTTGGTCAAGCTGGGAAACGTTGGCCTTGCAGGCCAAGCTCTCCAAGAGCTTGGATGTCCCGCACTGATTTCCATGAGTGCAAGATCATCGTAGCATTTCCCACCTGCCTCGCGACCTGCCCCAGACTGATGGggtttgggtttaattttttttttcccctcaggtaGTAGGAAGTCAGGTTTcccaaagttttggggtttggggttgtggtttatttttttttcccctaccttcTGTGCATTATGCGCTCGAGCGGAAAGTAGATTCAAATGAGCAGCTTCCTTTTGAGGAATGAAGGATGCCTCAGTGCCTTGTTGCCACTGTAGCTGTGAGTGTAGTTGTAGTGGCAgacatctgttttcttatttttaatattattattatttttaggttttgactTAAACCAACCCTTGTCCGCctaattaacctttttttattgtctgacaCCAGATCTCACAGGgacaaacacagcaacagtatCTAAGCAAGGGATTAGGCTGCATGTGCTCAGAGGGGTGGTGGGATTTGGTTAACCAGCCGTAACGTTGTGGATGTCTGCAACTCTTGCATCTCCAGTTACGGCCCTGTTTGCCATGCCCCTCTCACCTCTGGTTTCTTGCCCCAGGTACGGTCCACAGTGAGCgactttgctgttttcctcaccATCGTCATCATGGTGCTCCTTGACTTCATGGTTGGGATCCCATCGCCGAAGCTCCACGTCCCCCACGCGTTCAAGGTAATGGGGTGTTTCGGCACGTGGGGGTGCCACAAGGTGATGCCGGGGCAGGGCAAGGCTGagtctggaggagatgctggtggtgtgaccatctcctcttccacctccaagTGCCTTGCTTCCTTCTGGAAACGAGAAGATGGCCCCCAAACTAGATACCTAGAGGAGAAGTATCTAGAGGTGCTTGCAAAGAGGACACTGGCACTGCTGAAGCCCACGGGAGAGGGTGACATGAagccagggctgggaggtgcTCTGACACAGGGACGGAGGGGAAAATGAAAGCCAGCGGAGTGCCTGGGCTGGGAGACGATGCTGATGTGTGGGCTTTGTTGCAGCCTACCAGAGACGACCGTGGGTGGTTCATCAACCCCATAGGACCCAACCCTTGGTGGACGGTGTTGGCTGCGctcatcccagctctgctctgcaccatcTTGATATTCATGGACCAGATCAGTGCCGTTATTGTGAACAGGAAGGAGCACAAGCTGAAGGTAAGGGGCTGCAAGAGatgaccccagccccagccccttctgGGCTGCAGGTCTGGGGAGAAGCTCTTAATCCCAATGCTTTCTGAAGGCATTGGTCTGGGACATTGCGTGGCAGGATGCTTTCCTGGATTAATGATGATGCAGGGAGCAAGTGACAGGGCAGTTCAGATGAGCAACCTTCTGGAGGAGCAAATTAATCTTGGAGCAATATAGAAGCgcgcttttgttttaaaatggcagcagcagctgcggggAATGAATTGTTTTGATGCGCTGCCAGGGATAACTCAGAGTCACACCTTCCTTGCAAGTGGTAGAATTTTCTTTGTGagtgaaaaaaaatggtttggtggttttgggttgggtggtttttttttttttttggagaagtatGTATCGCACAAGCTCCCCATATCCATTGTGTCTGAACTCCTGCCAGATTGTCATGCCAGGTGCTTGTGCAAAGCCTGCATACACCCttagttgtttccatttcttgttttaaattctgaagaagTTGCCTTGTGCTCGAGCAGGGTTTGAGTCTGACTTGCGATGTTGTCCTTCCTCTTGTGCTATGGGatgctctgtttcttgttttcctgcctgcagaaaggaTGCGGGTACCACCTGGACCTTTTCATGGTGGCCGTGATGCTCGGGGTGTGCTCTGTGATGGGGCTGCCCTGGTTTGTGGCTGCGACCGTGCTGTCCATCACCCACGTGAATAGCCTCAAAGTAGAGTCTGACTGCTCAGCTCCAGGAGAACAACTCAAGTTTCTGGGGATACGAGAGCAGAGAGTCACCAGCTTGCTGATCTTTGTGCTCATGGGCTGCTCCGTCTTCTTCACTTCCGTGTTAAAGGTGAGAGGAAAATGCAACCCACCCAACAACCACGAGCTTGTTGGAGGTTACAGAAAAACAGTCCCCTCTCTGCAGGCCTGAGGAGTTAGTTGTggagcggaggaggaggtgaTCCCAACCCTTGGGGCTTGACCCACAGTGGGAACCAGCCTCGGTTACGCTTTGCAGCCCTTCAGGCCCCCGTTTGGTGTGCTCGAGGCGAGCGAGCAACGCAACTGCTTTAATTTTGGGGTGTCTTTCAGGCCCACCCATGTTTATGGGTTACAGTTGAGCGTATTCAGACCAGCACATCTGCTCTCTTTCAAACAGGCAGCCCTTTACTGGTTGCAATTTGCTCCCCAAATGCCCCGCAACAGCCGTTCCCAGGAGCTAAACACACTCAAGTCATCCCCGTGGGCTTCCTTGCATGTTTCTCCCACAAAGTAATCTCGTCTCTAGGCTAAAAGGAGGCATGTGGCCTTTGCCTGTTGCCCCAAGAACAGGCAGAAGTGGTTTTCTACCACCACAGAATGCGGCATAGGGTAGCACGGGTGAAATGGCCTATTTTCCTCCAACCTTTCTGGAAAATAGGATTATTCTGATGAGAGGTAACTCCAAAGTTCAGCCTAAAGCAGAGCCTTAGCTCACTCGTGCGCACAAAATCTTTAATGGTTAAAATCTGACCCATCTCTAACCCTGAATGGAAACTGGAAAGCTTCAAGCAATTTTAGGCAGTGCCTTTGGAAGAGGGTGGtaataatactgaaaatgcaacacagaaaaagaaacgattgcattcttttttctttttttttttttctttttcccccagtttataccaATGCCTGTGCTTTATGGCGTCTTTCTCTACATGGGTGTGTTGTCGCTCAGAGGAATTCAGGTATGGACTCTTTTACAGCGTGCAGCATGTCGGCTCCCTGGTATTTTGTCTCCatagcagcagggaaaaaagcagtggCATGGGAGAAACTTCTCCCAGAGCAAGCAATGAAACTCTTCTGTGTAAGAAAAAGATCGGTGGAGGCACAGGAGGTATATAGGGCTGGGAGGACCAGGCAAGTTCAGCGCGCTCTGTTTCAGGGTTTAGGGCAGGTCAGTGTTTGGTTATGTGAAAGTGGGGGAATTCAGTGCAAAGCGAAGGCAGTTTCTACCACTGGTGGAAATCCTCGCTGGGGGATTCAGTGGGCCAAGAAATGCTAATAATGGAATGAGGTGGAATAGTTGCCATTTGGTGGGCAGCTCTCAGGGGCAAGCCGGTTGATAGATGGAGCGAAGGGAAAAtgggtgctgctcccaggaggaacGTGGTGGGATCCAGGATTTCTGACGGCAAGCGAGATGCTGCAAACTGCCTCCCCGTCTCGAGGGGGCCAGAAACTTGCCGCAGTCCCAAGGTGGCaagctttcccttttattttgcagttctttgatcGCTTGAAGCTGGTTTGGATGCCGGCGAAACACCAGCCGGATTTCATCTACCTGCGGCACGTGCCCTTGCGAAAGGTGCATTTCTTCACGGCGATCCAGCTGATCTGCCTCGTCCTGCTCTGGACCATCAAGGTGTCCCGTGCCGCCATCATCTTTCCCCTGATGGTAAGAGCTGCTGCCGCTCGGCAGCGGGGTGTTTGCAGCGTTGGAGTGAGAGGTAGCATCGTCTCTGAGCTCACcgcaccttccctctgattcgtGAAGGTTTTGGCTCTCGTCTTTGTCCGGAAAGCGATGGATTTCTGCTTCTCAAAGCGAGAGCTCAGCTTTCTGGATGACCTTAtgccagaaaggaagaagaagttgGACGATGGCAGAAATGAAGCCGGAGAAGAAGGAGAGGTAAGGCTTGCTGGGTCCTCGGGGCTGGACATCTCCCTCGGGCTGTGAGACTGCCTGTTTCTGTTACAGCTTGTCTGGAAACGTTGGGGGAAGATCAGCACTCGATCGAAATAGATCCCAATAGCCTGGATCCCGCGTTGTAACCTTTGTTTCCTCCATTAGCAGTGAGCTGAACACTTGAATAcaggtgtaatttttaaaacgAGTCATTTTCCCCAAAGGtcattatcgttattattattattattagatggtgatgctgctgctgctgctgctggcaagatTTGCTCATAATGGTGTTTTGAACACACAATCCCCCTGCCCCGAAATCTTTGGAGTGAACGGTTTTTACCCTGCTGCACTAATACCTATAGCTGCCAAGGGGCAGAAGGGGAGGGCAGACTGCTAAGTTTGTGCTGGGCCTTCAGCTTATCTCCACTTTGACCAAAGACAGAGAACATGATTTGTCCCTTTTTATGTCAGGAGTCCCAGAAGGCgatggaagctgctgctgctgcaagttcAGTTCAGCTGAGCGTGGGGAAGACCAGTGACGTGGATATCCCAAAGCAACGCAGTGACAAGTAAAGCCCCACGGAGCGCCAGGACCCCCGGCAAGATTAGCTTGAAGGGGTTTGGCACAGTTTTCTCCACTTGCCTCTTTGTGGGGCATCCCACAGAAACCAGCAGGCAGCTTGGTGGGAAAACCAAATTtgggggcagggctgcaggaggtgatcGCAGGGCTCTGACCCCAAGCAGAGTGGCTGCAGCGCTCGCGTTTGACCCCCAAACCTTGCATCATCAGTGCCTTTACGGTAGCTGGAGATCCTCGTACTTAAACATGAGGAGTTGCAGGCGTGATCTGTAGCAGCAGTGGCTTAGGAACCCAGACCGGGGCTAAACCCCAGCAAGAgcctttgcacagagctgttgct encodes:
- the LOC128138636 gene encoding electroneutral sodium bicarbonate exchanger 1-like; translation: MPTVGYGQECRYLHGEFQGPACGRDGPYTPDVFFWCCILFFATFALSSFLKKFKTSRYFPTRVRSTVSDFAVFLTIVIMVLLDFMVGIPSPKLHVPHAFKPTRDDRGWFINPIGPNPWWTVLAALIPALLCTILIFMDQISAVIVNRKEHKLKKGCGYHLDLFMVAVMLGVCSVMGLPWFVAATVLSITHVNSLKVESDCSAPGEQLKFLGIREQRVTSLLIFVLMGCSVFFTSVLKFIPMPVLYGVFLYMGVLSLRGIQFFDRLKLVWMPAKHQPDFIYLRHVPLRKVHFFTAIQLICLVLLWTIKVSRAAIIFPLMVLALVFVRKAMDFCFSKRELSFLDDLMPERKKKLDDGRNEAGEEGEESQKAMEAAAAASSVQLSVGKTSDVDIPKQRSDKTDPSEMIILDEMSQTPVWKALTLKTETL